The following proteins are co-located in the Pseudomonadota bacterium genome:
- a CDS encoding GNAT family N-acetyltransferase, translating to MTDSPYKVEPFQPVDAEKVSHLFVEVYGDAYPIKTVYDPEKLIAAFESGNYFPFLVRTGSDRIVAYGALYRSAPYEGIYEFGQGIVSSDVRGAGIGRILFEYVAEYIQALPGSEVYFGEAVCNHTHTQKAGAMIKTIETGIEIDLMPAKIYEKDRTVTGRVAVLDMFRSFVSKPHTVHVPDTYEDIIRYIYSGFDDRRTIAVLTGNMPSDQPTEMSVKVFEFAGVARITVTKSGSDFEQVFTLNERSLLNQNIAVIQIWLKSSWPWIGEAVEVLRKNGYFFGGVFPRWFDVDGLLLQKVLGQPSWEGIRLYSDRAEKIYRFIHDDWEDVRKNPILKENIHHE from the coding sequence ATGACGGATAGTCCGTACAAGGTTGAACCCTTTCAGCCTGTTGATGCAGAAAAGGTATCGCACCTCTTTGTTGAGGTATATGGAGATGCATACCCGATTAAGACGGTTTATGACCCGGAGAAGCTTATCGCTGCCTTTGAGAGCGGTAATTATTTTCCATTTCTTGTGCGTACGGGTTCCGATCGCATTGTTGCATACGGAGCCCTCTACCGTTCAGCCCCGTATGAAGGAATATATGAATTCGGCCAGGGGATAGTCTCGTCCGATGTTCGCGGCGCCGGTATCGGACGGATCCTGTTTGAATATGTTGCCGAATACATTCAGGCATTGCCCGGTTCTGAGGTCTATTTCGGAGAGGCGGTATGCAACCATACCCATACACAGAAGGCGGGGGCGATGATAAAGACCATTGAAACGGGCATAGAGATAGACCTCATGCCGGCTAAAATATATGAAAAAGACCGTACTGTAACCGGAAGGGTAGCGGTCCTCGATATGTTCAGGTCTTTTGTTTCGAAACCCCATACCGTCCATGTGCCAGATACCTATGAAGATATCATTCGCTATATTTACAGCGGTTTTGACGATAGGCGTACAATTGCCGTATTGACAGGCAATATGCCTTCAGATCAACCGACGGAAATGTCAGTCAAAGTATTCGAATTCGCAGGCGTTGCCCGTATCACCGTTACCAAGTCGGGCTCCGACTTTGAACAGGTATTTACCTTAAATGAACGTTCCCTTTTAAATCAAAACATCGCGGTCATACAGATATGGTTGAAATCTTCATGGCCCTGGATTGGAGAAGCCGTAGAAGTATTGAGAAAAAATGGTTATTTCTTTGGTGGCGTTTTCCCGCGGTGGTTTGACGTGGACGGTCTTCTGCTGCAGAAGGTTTTAGGACAACCGAGCTGGGAGGGAATCCGTCTGTACTCGGACAGAGCTGAAAAAATCTATCGTTTTATTCATGATGATTGGGAAGATGTGCGGAAGAATCCGATATTGAAAGAGAACATACACCATGAATAG
- a CDS encoding CoA transferase → MNSADKPLYGIKVLTMALNVPGPVAALKLNSLGASVTKVEPPEGDHFEKLCSPWYKALCAGQRVIRLNLKSTGDSEEMEGLLAESDIFLTSIRISALDHLSLSWNDIHYRHPRLCQVAMVGYPPPDDSKAGHDINYLATLGLLSPPHLPLTLLADLAGAERAVSCALALLYAREQGKGAGYGEVSLSESAHIFAEPLRYGLTAPGGILGGGLPQYNLYETKQGWVAVGALEPHFWDKLTKDLGLGRPDASCEDLGAIFITKTAFEWESWAASLDLPIVALRQPDPR, encoded by the coding sequence ATGAATAGTGCAGATAAACCGCTTTACGGCATAAAGGTTTTAACCATGGCCCTTAACGTCCCCGGACCGGTTGCCGCGCTAAAGTTGAATAGCCTGGGGGCTTCTGTCACAAAGGTTGAACCCCCCGAGGGAGATCATTTTGAGAAATTATGTTCCCCCTGGTACAAAGCCCTGTGTGCAGGACAACGGGTTATCCGCCTCAACCTCAAGTCTACCGGGGATAGTGAAGAGATGGAGGGCCTCTTGGCTGAAAGCGACATATTTCTCACCTCCATACGGATCTCTGCCCTTGACCATCTGTCATTGAGCTGGAACGACATACACTACCGGCATCCCCGACTCTGCCAGGTAGCAATGGTGGGATATCCTCCACCGGACGACAGCAAGGCCGGCCATGACATAAATTACCTTGCAACCCTCGGTCTTCTCTCACCGCCCCATCTACCCCTTACGCTTCTTGCTGACCTCGCAGGGGCTGAAAGGGCAGTCAGTTGTGCGCTGGCACTCCTTTATGCCCGCGAACAGGGAAAGGGTGCCGGATATGGTGAGGTCTCCCTCTCGGAAAGCGCTCATATCTTTGCCGAACCGCTCCGGTATGGGCTCACGGCCCCCGGTGGAATTCTCGGGGGAGGACTGCCTCAGTACAATCTGTACGAAACCAAACAGGGATGGGTTGCCGTGGGAGCGTTGGAGCCCCATTTCTGGGATAAACTCACAAAAGATCTTGGCTTAGGCCGACCCGATGCGAGTTGCGAAGACCTCGGGGCAATATTCATCACAAAAACTGCATTTGAATGGGAGTCCTGGGCAGCATCTCTTGACCTCCCTATCGTTGCTCTCCGACAACCCGATCCAAGATAA